A single window of Cryptococcus tetragattii IND107 chromosome 4 map unlocalized Ctg04, whole genome shotgun sequence DNA harbors:
- a CDS encoding mitotic-spindle organizing protein 1, producing the protein MSATQDEAVLRNARETIDSLYDLSQLLQTGLDKSTLSICVGMIEQGANPDTLAAVIKELRAENEALNSQGIA; encoded by the exons ATGTCAGCCACCCAGGATGAGGCCGTACTGCGGAATGCAAGGGAAACCATAGATT CTTTATATGACCTTTCCCAGTTGCTTCAAACCG GGCTGGACAAGAGCACTCTCTCAATCTGCGTCGGTATGATAGAACAAGGCGCCAACCCCGATACCCTGGCT GCTGTCATCAAAGAGTTACGAGCGGAGAATGAAGCTCTAAACTCTCAAGGCATTGCTTAG